One window from the genome of Variovorax sp. PAMC26660 encodes:
- a CDS encoding uracil-DNA glycosylase family protein, translating to MDLLLAEIRACRACAEHLPLGPRPIVQASRTARLLIVGQAPSLTVHQTGVPWNDRSGDQLRRWLGIDRDVFYDAARVAIVPMGYCYPGRGKSGDLPPRKECAPLWHARLLAQMKDVELTLLIGQYAQRHFLGKTARGSVTETVEAFADYGPRTVPLPHPSPRNTGWFKHHPWFERDVLPVLRERVRLALAPEGFSRP from the coding sequence GCGCCTGCGCCGAGCATCTGCCGCTGGGCCCCCGGCCCATCGTGCAGGCGAGCCGCACGGCCCGGTTGCTGATCGTCGGACAGGCCCCGAGCCTGACCGTGCACCAGACCGGCGTGCCGTGGAACGACAGGAGCGGCGATCAGCTGCGCCGCTGGCTCGGCATCGATCGCGACGTGTTCTACGACGCGGCGCGGGTCGCCATCGTGCCGATGGGCTACTGCTACCCGGGCCGTGGCAAGAGCGGCGACCTGCCGCCGCGCAAGGAGTGCGCACCGCTGTGGCACGCACGGCTGCTGGCGCAAATGAAAGATGTCGAACTGACGCTGCTCATCGGCCAGTACGCGCAGCGCCACTTCCTGGGCAAGACCGCGCGCGGCAGCGTCACCGAGACGGTCGAGGCCTTCGCGGACTACGGCCCGCGCACCGTGCCGCTGCCGCATCCTTCGCCGCGCAACACGGGCTGGTTCAAGCACCACCCGTGGTTCGAGCGCGACGTGCTGCCGGTGCTGCGCGAGCGAGTCCGCCTGGCGCTGGCCCCGGAGGGGTTCAGTCGACCCTGA
- a CDS encoding Bug family tripartite tricarboxylate transporter substrate binding protein: protein MKKTFTWNRRQTLAVAAAFVAASTLGGAHAQGNWPGTQPIKLVVPFTAGSGTDIVARLVAEKLGPVLGTSVIVDNRPGAGGTLGAALTAKSPADGYTLLVHSAGHLVNPWIYKGLSYDTLKDFTGITPMASLPNVLVTAPSHFANVKDLVAQVKAKPGHFNYGSAGNGSATHMNAEVFRLAAGIDAQHVPFRGTPEAMTEVMAGRVDWFFAPMVSALPLIKTGKLQALAVGTAKRSSALPDAPTTVEAGVPGSEYLFWVGLFAPAKTPQPVVDRLQAEVAKIMASPELKERLEKLGAEPFTMPSAQFNKFIVDETGKAQQVVKAANIRVD, encoded by the coding sequence ATGAAGAAGACTTTCACCTGGAACCGCAGGCAGACGCTCGCCGTGGCCGCGGCGTTCGTCGCCGCATCCACGCTCGGCGGCGCGCATGCGCAGGGCAATTGGCCGGGCACGCAGCCGATCAAGCTGGTCGTTCCTTTCACGGCGGGCAGCGGCACCGACATCGTCGCGCGGCTGGTGGCCGAAAAGCTCGGCCCGGTGCTGGGCACCAGCGTGATCGTGGACAACCGGCCCGGTGCGGGCGGCACGCTCGGTGCGGCCCTCACGGCCAAGTCGCCGGCCGATGGCTACACGCTGCTCGTGCACTCGGCCGGCCACCTCGTGAACCCGTGGATCTACAAGGGCCTGTCGTACGACACGCTCAAGGACTTCACCGGCATCACGCCAATGGCCAGCCTGCCCAACGTGCTGGTCACCGCGCCCTCGCACTTCGCGAACGTGAAAGACCTCGTGGCGCAGGTCAAGGCCAAGCCGGGCCACTTCAACTACGGCTCCGCCGGCAACGGCTCGGCCACGCACATGAACGCCGAGGTGTTCCGCCTCGCGGCCGGCATCGATGCGCAGCACGTGCCCTTTCGCGGCACGCCCGAGGCGATGACCGAGGTGATGGCCGGGCGCGTCGACTGGTTCTTCGCACCGATGGTATCGGCCCTGCCGCTCATCAAGACCGGCAAGCTGCAAGCGCTGGCTGTCGGCACGGCCAAACGCTCGTCGGCGTTGCCGGATGCGCCGACGACGGTGGAGGCCGGCGTGCCGGGCTCGGAATACCTGTTCTGGGTCGGGCTCTTCGCACCCGCGAAGACGCCGCAGCCGGTGGTCGACCGCCTGCAGGCGGAGGTCGCGAAGATCATGGCGTCGCCCGAGCTGAAGGAGCGGCTGGAAAAACTCGGCGCCGAGCCTTTCACCATGCCCTCGGCGCAGTTCAACAAGTTCATCGTCGATGAGACCGGCAAGGCGCAGCAAGTGGTCAAGGCCGCGAACATCAGGGTCGACTGA